CTCCTAACTTTATTTCTCCTTCTACTTCAGTATTTACAGAAATGCACATATTGGGTTCTATTTCAAAAGCAGCAGCTCTAGCACCTTTACCACCTAAATTTCCCTGAGTAGAAAATACAAAATACACTTCTTTATTTATATCTTTAATTTCTTGTATTACTTTAAGAAACGCAAAACATGCTGCTCTATTACTTAAATATGAACCAACTATATTTTTTCCATCTTCAAATATATTTCCAGAAAATGAACCTACTTCACCTTCACTTATATATTTTAATACTGTTTTCTTTTTCTCCATATTAACTTTTACATACAAATCTCTAAACTCATTGTTTTCCTTTTTGTCTGATTCTATTTTTCCAACTATCTTACTTCTAAATATTATACTTTTACCCAAGACATCATCTGCCTTTAACTCTCCTACCGGTTCAATTCTAATTTTCCCATCATCCTCTATATAATACACAATTACACCCTTCGTATCCATGCTGGTACTTAACATTATTTTTTCTTTTCCTTCTCCAACCTTTGCTATAACATTTCCAAGCTTATCTTCTTTAACCGTGCAATCATATTTTTTAAGTTCTTTCTTTATTATTTCTGATATTTCTTTTTCTCTTCCACTTACACCAAAGCTGTTAATAACTTTCTCAAGTAATATATCCATAACCTTATCTCACCCCTTTTAAGCCTAGTAAATATTTCTTTAAAAGTTCCACTGTATTTTCTATATCCTCTAAATTTGCAACAGAAACAGAGGAATGTATATATCTACAAGGTACTGAAACGGCTGCTATTTTAGCACCATTTGTACTTGATACTATTGCGCCTGCATCATTTCCACCTGCCACGGCTTTTCTTCTTTGATAAGGCACATTATTTTCCTTTGCTACTTTTATCAAATCCTCTGTTATTTCTTCATTATATATGCTAGTCTTATCCATTATAGAAATAGCAGGTCCTTTAGTGAGTTCGGTTGCCCTTAATTGTTCAGGTATATTAGGCATATCCGCAC
The Clostridium felsineum DSM 794 DNA segment above includes these coding regions:
- a CDS encoding aminopeptidase, with the translated sequence MDILLEKVINSFGVSGREKEISEIIKKELKKYDCTVKEDKLGNVIAKVGEGKEKIMLSTSMDTKGVIVYYIEDDGKIRIEPVGELKADDVLGKSIIFRSKIVGKIESDKKENNEFRDLYVKVNMEKKKTVLKYISEGEVGSFSGNIFEDGKNIVGSYLSNRAACFAFLKVIQEIKDINKEVYFVFSTQGNLGGKGARAAAFEIEPNMCISVNTEVEGEIKLGEGPVLVLMGKGLITNTCVKEKIIKTAEENNIKLQRCVSDFFSDGSSVHKEVGGIKTANIALPCKNKDSINEAVNYEDINNLVKLISSIVKE